The segment TGGGATAAGGTAACTAGTGTACTACTTTTTTTCCTGGGTAAAGAGTGGGATCTGATTGAGAATTGGGATGTGATGGGTCTATATGAAGGTGAAATGGATATAGAGGATTCATATAGTGGACTAGGCTAGCTTGGATATTCTGTTGGTAAAGAAATGGGATTTAATTGatggaaaaggaaagaaaaagaacgTGAATCATAGTCTTGCGTTTATGTTTATAATGGCTGAGCACAAGATTAGTTTTGTTCCTCACAAATAACATGGCTTGATGAAGCATAATCTCatcatttcttattttccttCTGCACTGGATAAAAACTTTACGTCTTATGTAATTTGTAAACAGGGCAAGAGATCATATTCACCTCTTCGACAGCCAACAGCTCAAAAAGTAATGATTGAAACAATTTCAGCTGGCCCCACAGTAGTTTTTCTTATTGGATCACTTACTAATTTTGCTTTGTTTCTTCTAAGTAATCcacatttaaagaaaaatgttgaGCACATTTACATCATGGGGGGTGGCATAAGGTCAAAGAACCCTCAAGGTTGCTGTCCAGACAATGCCAGTCCCTCTTGCCAACCTCAACAATGTGGTGACCGTGGCAATTTATTTACAGATTTCACAAGCAATCCATATGCAGAGTTTAACATATTCATGGATCCTTTTGCTGCATATCAGGTATTATATGTACCCATATGCGTTTAGTTGTGAACTCCTTTGTTTTGATATTTGTAGCCATATGTCTTTCTAATCTTAATGAACAGGGCCCTCTTATCATTATATTATCTTGCAGGTTATTCATTCGGACATTCCAATAACTATTGTCCCATTGGATGCCACTAACACCATTCTTGTGAATAAAAACTTTATGGAGACCTTTGAGAAGAATCAGCACACCTATGAAGCGCAATACTGTTTCAAGTCTCTGAAAATCATTCGTGATACATGGTTCGATGACCAATTCTATAGGGTAACAATCCAGGAATATAGAACTTAAAATTCTGTGGTTCTAAAGACATTTGTTTGATTACTGAGGACAATGCGATATATGCAGAGTTATTTTATGTGGGACTCATTTATGTCGGGTATATCTGCTTCAATCATGCGTAAACAACATAACCACCAAGGAGAAAATGAATTCGCTGAAATGGAGTATATCAATGTTACTGTAGTTACTTCAAATAAGCCATATGGTGTATCTGATGGATCAAATCCATTCTTTGATGGTAATAAAACTCCAAGGTTCAACTTAGAAAGAAATGGAGTTCACAGCGGCCATGTTCAGACGAGACTTCGTGATCCTTTTTGCATAGTCAAGAGTGGAAGGGGCAGATGCCAGGTGATTGATTGTTTCTATCTGAAATATGACTTCCTGTTTCATCTTAATAACAGATGATATGTTGCATCTGTGGAAAAGGTTGGTCCTTCCTGTTTACCATAGTATGATATATATGTTTTCTATCAACTAGTATTAGAAATGAAATAGTGgtattgttcttcttctctatGTTCTTGCATTACTATTCATTTCTTATACCTTTCAGTATTTCATACTTGTTCTAAATTGATGACAATTATCAGGATGGTTATACAAAAGAAGTTAAGAAGCCTGGAGGAGTGCCTGTTCTTGTTGCTGTTCGAGCAAAACCTAATCGAAATGCTAGCAGCATATTAGACAGAGAGTTTTCTGTTAGCTTTCTGGATGTAAGTTTAAAACTGATTTCTCAGTCTGAATTGGTTGGAACTTGTACATGTCTCTTTCTGAATCAGACCGAGCTGAAGTTTGATTGTGACATTTTGCATTACAGTTTTAACATAGTCAGCAGACAGCAGAAACCAATGCTATATTTCTTGTGGTTGCAGGTCTTAAACCAAGCAGAACACACTGGAAGGTTCAATTTCACAACAGAGTTTCCTTATTACAGAGAAGTATATTACAAACCGGATCTGAGGGGAAAGAATTTCGGGAAAAATCTTGTTTTTGATATGGATATGAGTGCTGGAGACTTTCTATCTCTCTTCTATCTTCTCAAATTACCTGTAGAAGATATCAATCTCAAGGTAAATTGGCCTTCCATAAGTTGTGTTCCATCTGTTTATGCATAGTCCTTATTGTCAATGAGATCCTCAACtggaaatattaagaatttagtTCTTGATTAGACATTGGTTGAAGTTGCAGTAAATTTCCTCAATCAGAATGTCACTTTATGTTTAACTAAATCCCATTCTGTTCAATTTTGGGATGAAACTGGTGTTTTCCGTCATGAGAATTGTTTTGCGTCACTTTTGTGAGAAACCTATTGGGTTAACACAGTCGATTCCAAAgggataatatattttcttgtcaTAATTAAGTGATGCCTTTCAATGTGAAACAGCTTCTTTTCAATAATTCAGGCTATAATAGTGAGTCCGACAGGCTGGGCAAATGCTGCAACAATTGACTGTGTATATGATTTGCTGCACATGATGGGTCGTGATGACATTCCTGTGGGCCTTGGAGATGGATTCGCAATGAACCAGTCTGATATGGTTTCCTCTGCAGTTGGAGACTGCAGATACAGCAAGGCCATTCCACAAGGTAGTGGTGGATACCTAGACTCGGACACTCTGTATGGTTTAGCCCGTTCTTTACCTCGAAGTCCTAGGAGGTACATTCTCTACTATAATAAAGAACAAATTCCCTTGTGCATTCATGAAATTTGACAAACATTGGCATATTACTTTTCTCATTTTAGTTATATAAACTTTGACATCTTTATCATCTGATATAGCATTGTACAGTTAAAATATTCCTGAAATAACAGCCATAGAATAATACCAGATACACAGGAGAAAATTCTGTAAAATTTGGAGCTCCTCGAGATACTGATCATCCTGAACTCAGACAACCTTTAGCATTGGAAGTATTGGAATCAGTGGTGAAATCACTTGATCCAGGATCGAAAATTACTATTTTGGCGAATGGCCCATTGACTAATATAGCAAAGCTTATTCTGGAAGGAAAGAATACAAGCAATGTTATACAGGCAAGTGTTCTTCCATTCCTGTGGTCTTGAGGAGAGAATATTGACAATATACTTCAGTAAGGAACCAGATATTAATATATACGTCCTGATTCCACTGTGAGAATTTAGTTGCAGATCCTTCTCTAAAACCTCAGGTAGATTTTCCTCTCATAACCAAAATTCCTTTGTCAGTCAACTCCttcaaatttcatattataaacATATTAAGTCACCCTGTAGCTTATATAGCTGTTTTATTCCGTTGTGATTGATCTCTATGAAAATCCTTGCGATATCAATGACTCTGTTATGCTTCATGGGTTGAGAATTTGTGATATCCATCATAGATATTTCCATTAATGTGGAAGGTGTTATCTTCTGAATTTTGATGCAGGAGATATTAATTGTTGGGGGACACATCAATTATAATAAGACTGAGGAGGGAAATGTCATCAATGTTCCTTGTAACAAATTTGCGGAACTGAATATGTTTCTTGACCCTTTTGCTGCAAAAACAGTTTTGAGTTCTGAACATAATATCACTCTCATTCCACTTGGAATGCAGCGGAAAGTCAGTGCATTCCCTCAAATTCTTGAAAAGCTTTACTTGATAAGTACACCAGAAGCAGTCTTTGCCAGGCGCTTGATGTCAAGGTTGTATCGCCTGCAAAAGCTCCATCCTGCATACCGACATGTGGTATATAATTCTCATCTCAATTTCTCATTATGTATTCCAGCAATTTGTTTGGTGTTATTCGTAACAGATACATCGTTGCAATATTTGTCTGCACAATGTAGCTGACAGACTCCGTTTCCTAATATTTCAGGATATGTTTATTGGTGAGATCCTTGGAGTAGTAGTAGCTGGAGATCTGTCAGCACTAAAATCTACGTTTGAAGTGAAGAAGTTACAAGTGAGTGCTACTGGAGTTGAATGTGAAGATGGTGAAATCAGTATTGATGAAGAGCATGGAAAAACAGTAAACTTATTGGAGAATGTGGATCCATCAGCTTATTACAATGTTTTTGCAAAACGACTTGGGGATAAAACACAGGCAGCTGTAATTGGAAGCTTCAATGAGCAGAGAAGAATTTGGAGTACACCATCTAATTCATCCAACATTTAACAACCAATGCAAAGTTTCACATTCAGAAAGTGAGCACTATATCCGCGAGGTTTGACAAGCAAGTGTTTTGTTACATTAAGAGTTACTCGATATGTATTTGTGTTGGTGGAAGGTAGCGAGGAGATGGGCTCTTAACATGATCAATTGTTGTGTTGATTGGAGactacaaatttcaaaatttgttcaGTGCTGTTCTTGCTTCCTATTTAACACGATTCACTTATGCAAAGATTAGGAACACTCACAATAGGATAAGTTGGTCAACATAAATCTTTGAATGATTAATATACCATGTCATATcacctattttttattttatggtgTGCCTAAATGATTATGTGGTATGTCATATCAACGTTCAAATTTCTCAAATGATCATTCAACTCATAATATTCTCTTTTTTCAAAGTAACTATCTGTCAagtcaatattatttatttggacaattattttctttaaccagAACTATACTATTAAACCGAATAAAAGGTAGATTTCTTTAAGGAAATAAAGGGGTGAAATTGGTGTAACTAAAAAATAAGTAGAAAATATGATAATCCCTTTgaagaaagagtaaagagtaaCCGTGTTTTGTGTAGAAAAAGTAAGGTTAACTAATTTCTAGCCAGTTTCAACCTTGTGATTGATTGGATAGAAAGTCGAGTGAGCTTCAGTTTCCATGTTTGCATCTCTAGGCTACAAAACACATAAGCGTTGTAGTGAGTTACATTTTCAGTTCTCATCATTTTGAGGATATTAAGCAATGTTACATTTCCAATTCACATTCAAGTGCCATATTTGTTTTCCCAATTATAAAAGGAAATTCAGGATATAATCCTTcgaaatttcataaaaataatcaatcttaaacaaagaaaaaaaaatacgatGCATATCACGAATTCAAACCTTTATCACATAGCTCATATGTCTATGATTAAAAACATCCATACTTAAAatcatattctttatcacataacACTTAATAAGGTATTAAGTAACAAAAACCACTCACAACATATAAACTTCACTGATTATTCCCCTCCccattacagtaattatttctAAGAAGACCATTTGAATTGCAAAACTTGTTTGCCTTGAATTTTGAGATATAATCCATCCATTTTTGCATGCCATTCACATACATTATTTGCACATCTTTTAGAATCTCttttattatcaaataaaacaaatgtaCCATGTACTCTTTTTGATGTTTGAGCACTCAAAGAACAAGAAGCAGTTGCCTTTTGATTTGGATCACCAAAATTTACTGGAAATGAGCTTTTTGTTCCTTTTGGTATTGGCAAAGTTCCATCATCAAATCCCATAATTATACAATGAGCTCCTATATTAGCTCCTAATTCATTGTAGATTAATACATTAAATTGTATACAATGAACTAAAGAGCATGaataatataaagtcaaaagaagagaaagaattTGCAAATTGTATTGTGAAGACTTCATTTTTATGTGGTTTAATATGAGTGAAGTATTAGTCTTTATATAGTCGTACAACATGAAATTTTATGGGAACAAATTAAACTCTAGAATAATCATATGCTAATATGTGATTATATAGTaatgtttttctttaaattaatattactaaTTTTGAAAAGATTAGGATATGATTCATGTACTCAATTAACTATGTATTATTATGGAGAaataagttgataaatgttATTTAAGATAATTGCTCTCGTTTATcttattagttttaatttatcCGTATCTTTATGGTTCTCCTAATTTTTGTCTAATATGTTAATTTTTGCTAATGGATATATGTgcttttgatttatttgattgtaaaattttataaatttaacgACTTATCAAGTGTTAAGGCGTTTGATTAATaagttatattaaattttaatgttattctaTATTTGGGGATAggataatacataaatataattaatttaatttccaatgatataaaaattttctTGCTCAACCATTATGTCAAAGGATATTGGACTAAATGTTAAAGATTCTCATCATCTTCACCTCCTCATTGCTCTTAGTAATTTTGAAGTTCGATAGCAATGTATCTTTTATTATGTTGATttcatttgtatatatttaatcaAGGCCAAAGTGGATGATTGACTCATTTCATATTAGAAATAATCGCAGGAAATTTTTGGACAATTCGGATTTCTATTTCTCAATAATATTTCACGATCAAAACAATTGGCTAAATCCCGTAAAATCATTTCATAGAAGTTTATTGATATCTTCTTTTTATAAAGCAAAATAACTTCGATTTTTGAATAATCCACATCACTTCTGCTTCTATTGGaacacaattttttaattataaaaaaaacttgtttAGTGACTTGTTGTGATCATTTGGCAAGATTGAATGGTCCTTTGTtatgaaaaaatagttttattttattttaacaaaattgaatgatttttatacttaaaaaaaagagtatagTAACTTTActgtaataaaataaaagataattagTCACATATAAAGTTAATtctatttttcaatctttttttaaaaaagatccCCTAGTTTTTTCCaacttataattaataatattacacTCTTATACGGAGAAAAAAGACCTAATAGTtattttccatcttttattcatGCGGCCATTAAGACAGCCAattattcatcaatttcttTAGCTTAGATTCCTTTAGGAAGACCTTACTAGGTTAGCTGGTTATAGTTATACGGAtattaataaagtaaatatattagttatatatttttctaaatattatattaattttgtataatgtaCATGAATAATTTACCTTCTAATCAATCACCAAACGTAATATCACGTATGCACCTTCAAATCAACTACCAATCGACCCCTTCATTTGTGAAACATTTCCTCTTACAAAAGAGGTATGATCTAGTTAGTTTCCTTCACTTAGTCTTCCAACACATTTGatcaaattctaaaaattaatgGAACTTAAGTCTGTACTCACGATTTCACtattaaaagaatttaatataATGTTATCTTTAAGAAGCACAATACGTATAATTAAATGTAatgattcaaaatttatatgctcgataaaatttaagaaaaaacatcTCAAACTCTACTTAATTAACGAAGAGAGTTTAGTAGATATTACATTATTTATGCTAGAAATACaaccaaacttttttttttgtctttcttttaaattttgtaaatgtAAATAAGgagataatattaaaaaaaattcaatttttttttatatattttgacttttattttgtcACCCCTAAATATGAACATGAAAGAACcctatgttaaaaaaaaaaaaaaaaaaaaccctatgTTAGTAAAATCAAGATGTTTACACATACAAATTCACTCTCAAATCAATATTTTGAAGTGAAAACTCCTCACATTGACAACTCTGTAGCTTCTTAAAGCATAAACCCTAACATTGCTTAAAccctttttttgaaaataactatTTGATTCTTGGGGGTTGTTGAAATTTATTCACCCAAATCTTTGTGTTTTTCCATTATTTGAGCAATCGATCAGAggtatattattgatttatctttgttttgtagGTTTCTCCATTTGTCACAGAAAAGATTCAAACTTGTGAAAATCTTTATACTACTATTGACTCagaagattgtttttttttttttaatttcaaatttagttGCCACCCAGTTCTTGTATTTCCTTGCTTTGAGTTGTATTTTCCATTTGAACTAGGAAAGTTTCAATCTTTGAAAGCAAGAACATAGAAATTTGGTTTTTGTGCCAAAGCTAGAACTTCAGTTGTTCTGTTTTAAAATACTTCTGAAGGACTGTTGTAGAAtaattatgttgagaaaatatATTCTGCAGCCTATTTGTTTGAAGCTGAGGATCTATCGGTAAACATCCTAGCCTCCCTAGACCCCACTAGTGGAATTACACTGGgcgtgttgttgttgttgcagctGTATTTATTGTCTGGTACCTAGTGTTCTGTGTTCTATTTGTTTCTTTGTTTCAGGTTGAGATGATTTTTCCTTTCTACTGTAGGTCAAGACTTCTGGATTTGTCTACTTGACAGGTTGATACTCAGTTCAGGAGGACAATGACATAGCCGCAGCTTTAACGTGCTAGGATGAGGTTACAATTGATTAATAGAGGTAcataaatctttatttttaaaagctaCATGTTTCCTAATTATTTGGTTGCCTTTTCCTTGGGAGAACTTGAATGGTTGGAAACATTTCTTGTCCAGTGCCTTATCTGTGTTGCATCGCCTTGCTGTAAGACAtcatattttgatattaatttatatagctCAGCTACAAAATCTTGGTTTTTAAATACCTACATGATGCAATAATTGGAATTTGATCTATCTTACGCAGTTTTTAGTACATAGCAGTAGGAGCAGCGCTTATTCCTGTGGTCCTGCTGATCTTTCTAAAACTTCCATTCTGAAAAACTTAGCAAAGACGAATTACTGAATATTAGAATGAAGCAGGTCTAATTGAGCGGAATGGTTATTGGTGATTCATATAGCCAACCTCAACTTGTTAAGGATTGAGTgtaattgttattgttgttgttactgtttAAGTACCTACAAAATGGTTATTAATTAGGATTTAAAGATACTTCCGTTCAAATTTACTCAAAGAACTTGGGAAAAGAAGAAACAACTTATATAGTGAAGGAAGGGGGTGAGTGGTGGGGAATTGGTCTAAATGCTGTTCCACTAGAGGTACTGAAACAACTTATATAATGAAGGAAGGGGGTGAGGGGTGGGGAATTGGTCTAAATGCTGTTCCAATAGTGGTACTTATCTTTCTGGCAGCCAGGAGTATTTTATTCCTTGTAGTCTCCTTTTCTTTCATTGCAGCACTGTATCTTAGTTGCTTaagctttttttttaatcaggtGTATCTTAGTGGCTTACTCTTTTTATGTTCTGCTTTAGGATTGCGATCTCAGTATGACTTAAAACGCACCGCTGTATTTGCTAATTGCAAGAGGTTCTCAGTTTCAAATAATGGATATTCCAACTTTGATAGTCCTGTCAGCTCCTTCATTCCAGAGAGAAACCCGGAATTTTCGAGCCAATTAGAGAATGTGCAGAATGGAGTAGATAACACACATGGGTGGAGTGAGGCCTTTTCAAACAAATTGGAGGGTTTAAGGCAAACAGTGGATTCTGTTTGCAAGATCTTGCAGAGTGATCCTTGGGGACCTTCTATAGAGATTGCTTTATCCAAATGTGATGAAAATCCGAGTACCGAAGTGGTCACTGGAGTATTAAGGCGACTAGAGGATGTCAACACAGCATTAAACTACTTCGGATGGGCTGAGAAGACAACCCTCCGAGCACATTGCCCTGAAGCATATAATTCACTTCTCATGGTTATGGCCAGGACTAGA is part of the Solanum lycopersicum chromosome 1, SLM_r2.1 genome and harbors:
- the LOC101247856 gene encoding nucleoside hydrolase 3-like isoform X2, yielding MHARSPTLLSQSERKREKAVTVSTNAWSDAGHAVNQVYDILYMMGRDDITVGVGGEGGILPDSTILPNVGGYLPMIDQGNGTAGYCRYRQTIPVGHGGRLDIDSNYGFRKSFLPQGKRSYSPLRQPTAQKVMIETISAGPTVVFLIGSLTNFALFLLSNPHLKKNVEHIYIMGGGIRSKNPQGCCPDNASPSCQPQQCGDRGNLFTDFTSNPYAEFNIFMDPFAAYQVIHSDIPITIVPLDATNTILVNKNFMETFEKNQHTYEAQYCFKSLKIIRDTWFDDQFYRSYFMWDSFMSGISASIMRKQHNHQGENEFAEMEYINVTVVTSNKPYGVSDGSNPFFDGNKTPRFNLERNGVHSGHVQTRLRDPFCIVKSGRGRCQDGYTKEVKKPGGVPVLVAVRAKPNRNASSILDREFSVSFLDVLNQAEHTGRFNFTTEFPYYREVYYKPDLRGKNFGKNLVFDMDMSAGDFLSLFYLLKLPVEDINLKAIIVSPTGWANAATIDCVYDLLHMMGRDDIPVGLGDGFAMNQSDMVSSAVGDCRYSKAIPQGSGGYLDSDTLYGLARSLPRSPRRYTGENSVKFGAPRDTDHPELRQPLALEVLESVVKSLDPGSKITILANGPLTNIAKLILEGKNTSNVIQEILIVGGHINYNKTEEGNVINVPCNKFAELNMFLDPFAAKTVLSSEHNITLIPLGMQRKVSAFPQILEKLYLISTPEAVFARRLMSRLYRLQKLHPAYRHVDMFIGEILGVVVAGDLSALKSTFEVKKLQVSATGVECEDGEISIDEEHGKTVNLLENVDPSAYYNVFAKRLGDKTQAAVIGSFNEQRRIWSTPSNSSNI
- the LOC101247856 gene encoding nucleoside hydrolase 3-like isoform X3, producing the protein MMGRDDITVGVGGEGGILPDSTILPNVGGYLPMIDQGNGTAGYCRYRQTIPVGHGGRLDIDSNYGFRKSFLPQGKRSYSPLRQPTAQKVMIETISAGPTVVFLIGSLTNFALFLLSNPHLKKNVEHIYIMGGGIRSKNPQGCCPDNASPSCQPQQCGDRGNLFTDFTSNPYAEFNIFMDPFAAYQVIHSDIPITIVPLDATNTILVNKNFMETFEKNQHTYEAQYCFKSLKIIRDTWFDDQFYRSYFMWDSFMSGISASIMRKQHNHQGENEFAEMEYINVTVVTSNKPYGVSDGSNPFFDGNKTPRFNLERNGVHSGHVQTRLRDPFCIVKSGRGRCQDGYTKEVKKPGGVPVLVAVRAKPNRNASSILDREFSVSFLDVLNQAEHTGRFNFTTEFPYYREVYYKPDLRGKNFGKNLVFDMDMSAGDFLSLFYLLKLPVEDINLKAIIVSPTGWANAATIDCVYDLLHMMGRDDIPVGLGDGFAMNQSDMVSSAVGDCRYSKAIPQGSGGYLDSDTLYGLARSLPRSPRRYTGENSVKFGAPRDTDHPELRQPLALEVLESVVKSLDPGSKITILANGPLTNIAKLILEGKNTSNVIQEILIVGGHINYNKTEEGNVINVPCNKFAELNMFLDPFAAKTVLSSEHNITLIPLGMQRKVSAFPQILEKLYLISTPEAVFARRLMSRLYRLQKLHPAYRHVDMFIGEILGVVVAGDLSALKSTFEVKKLQVSATGVECEDGEISIDEEHGKTVNLLENVDPSAYYNVFAKRLGDKTQAAVIGSFNEQRRIWSTPSNSSNI
- the LOC101247856 gene encoding nucleoside hydrolase 3-like isoform X5, which encodes MKEKAAMLFLGFLGRAVLMMTVISIFGCNRVKGHRVLLDTDMGTDDIFALLYLLKLSPSQIDLQAVTVSTNAWSDAGHAVNQVYDILYMMGRDDITVGVGGEGGILPDSTILPNVGGYLPMIDQGNGTAGYCRYRQTIPVGHGGRLDIDSNYGFRKSFLPQGKRSYSPLRQPTAQKVMIETISAGPTVVFLIGSLTNFALFLLSNPHLKKNVEHIYIMGGGIRSKNPQGCCPDNASPSCQPQQCGDRGNLFTDFTSNPYAEFNIFMDPFAAYQVIHSDIPITIVPLDATNTILVNKNFMETFEKNQHTYEAQYCFKSLKIIRDTWFDDQFYRSYFMWDSFMSGISASIMRKQHNHQGENEFAEMEYINVTVVTSNKPYGVSDGSNPFFDGNKTPRFNLERNGVHSGHVQTRLRDPFCIVKSGRGRCQVIDCFYLKYDFLFHLNNR
- the LOC101247856 gene encoding nucleoside hydrolase 3-like isoform X1 → MKEKAAMLFLGFLGRAVLMMTVISIFGCNRVKGHRVLLDTDMGTDDIFALLYLLKLSPSQIDLQAVTVSTNAWSDAGHAVNQVYDILYMMGRDDITVGVGGEGGILPDSTILPNVGGYLPMIDQGNGTAGYCRYRQTIPVGHGGRLDIDSNYGFRKSFLPQGKRSYSPLRQPTAQKVMIETISAGPTVVFLIGSLTNFALFLLSNPHLKKNVEHIYIMGGGIRSKNPQGCCPDNASPSCQPQQCGDRGNLFTDFTSNPYAEFNIFMDPFAAYQVIHSDIPITIVPLDATNTILVNKNFMETFEKNQHTYEAQYCFKSLKIIRDTWFDDQFYRSYFMWDSFMSGISASIMRKQHNHQGENEFAEMEYINVTVVTSNKPYGVSDGSNPFFDGNKTPRFNLERNGVHSGHVQTRLRDPFCIVKSGRGRCQDGYTKEVKKPGGVPVLVAVRAKPNRNASSILDREFSVSFLDVLNQAEHTGRFNFTTEFPYYREVYYKPDLRGKNFGKNLVFDMDMSAGDFLSLFYLLKLPVEDINLKAIIVSPTGWANAATIDCVYDLLHMMGRDDIPVGLGDGFAMNQSDMVSSAVGDCRYSKAIPQGSGGYLDSDTLYGLARSLPRSPRRYTGENSVKFGAPRDTDHPELRQPLALEVLESVVKSLDPGSKITILANGPLTNIAKLILEGKNTSNVIQEILIVGGHINYNKTEEGNVINVPCNKFAELNMFLDPFAAKTVLSSEHNITLIPLGMQRKVSAFPQILEKLYLISTPEAVFARRLMSRLYRLQKLHPAYRHVDMFIGEILGVVVAGDLSALKSTFEVKKLQVSATGVECEDGEISIDEEHGKTVNLLENVDPSAYYNVFAKRLGDKTQAAVIGSFNEQRRIWSTPSNSSNI
- the LOC101247856 gene encoding nucleoside hydrolase 3-like isoform X4, whose translation is MVQLDIVDIGKLFLWVMEDVWTLTQIMGFGRASFHRARDHIHLFDSQQLKNNPHLKKNVEHIYIMGGGIRSKNPQGCCPDNASPSCQPQQCGDRGNLFTDFTSNPYAEFNIFMDPFAAYQVIHSDIPITIVPLDATNTILVNKNFMETFEKNQHTYEAQYCFKSLKIIRDTWFDDQFYRSYFMWDSFMSGISASIMRKQHNHQGENEFAEMEYINVTVVTSNKPYGVSDGSNPFFDGNKTPRFNLERNGVHSGHVQTRLRDPFCIVKSGRGRCQDGYTKEVKKPGGVPVLVAVRAKPNRNASSILDREFSVSFLDVLNQAEHTGRFNFTTEFPYYREVYYKPDLRGKNFGKNLVFDMDMSAGDFLSLFYLLKLPVEDINLKAIIVSPTGWANAATIDCVYDLLHMMGRDDIPVGLGDGFAMNQSDMVSSAVGDCRYSKAIPQGSGGYLDSDTLYGLARSLPRSPRRYTGENSVKFGAPRDTDHPELRQPLALEVLESVVKSLDPGSKITILANGPLTNIAKLILEGKNTSNVIQEILIVGGHINYNKTEEGNVINVPCNKFAELNMFLDPFAAKTVLSSEHNITLIPLGMQRKVSAFPQILEKLYLISTPEAVFARRLMSRLYRLQKLHPAYRHVDMFIGEILGVVVAGDLSALKSTFEVKKLQVSATGVECEDGEISIDEEHGKTVNLLENVDPSAYYNVFAKRLGDKTQAAVIGSFNEQRRIWSTPSNSSNI